One Capsicum annuum cultivar UCD-10X-F1 chromosome 2, UCD10Xv1.1, whole genome shotgun sequence genomic window carries:
- the LOC107859578 gene encoding protein DETOXIFICATION 40, with the protein MGKIMESEAEQPLLAAHGASSELEEVLSNSQLPYFQRLRSAFWIEFQLLFRLAAPAVAVYMINNAMSMSTRIFSGQLGNLQLAAASLGNQGIQLCAYGLMLGMGSAVETLCGQAYGANRYEMLGVYLQRSTVVLSITGIPLAVVYLFSKNILLALGESKPVASQAAVFVYGLIPQIFAYAVNFPIQKFLQSQSIVAPSAFISLGTLFVHLLLSWIVVYKIGLGLIGASLVLSLSWWIIVGAQFIYILTSERCKATWTGFRWEAFSGLWEFVKLSAASAVMLCLETWYFQILVLLSGLLKNPELALDSISVCMAVNGLMFMVAVGFNAAASVRVSNELGAAHPKSAAFSVFVVTSISFVIAVVEAIIVLCLRNVISYAFTEGETVANAVSDLCPFLAFTLILNGIQPVLTGVAVGCGWQTFVAYVNVGCYYGVGIPLGCLLGFKYDFGAKGIWTGMIGGTVMQTFILLWFTFRTDWDKEVEKARNRLDKWENVKESLNKE; encoded by the exons ATGGGAAAAATTATGGAGTCTGAAGCTGAGCAGCCCTTGTTGGCTGCCCATGGGGCGAGTTCTGAGCTCGAGGAGGTGCTCTCCAACTCCCAATTACCTTACTTTCAACGCCTTAGGTCCGCCTTTTGGATCGAATTCCAGTTGCTTTTTCGACTTGCAGCCCCTGCAGTGGCTGTCTACATGATCAATAATGCTATGTCCATGTCTACACGAATCTTTTCGGGTCAACTTGGAAACCTTCAGCTTGCTGCTGCCTCTCTTGGCAATCAAGGCATCCAATTATGTGCTTATGGCCTTATG CTAGGGATGGGCAGTGCAGTGGAAACTCTATGTGGACAAGCATATGGAGCTAATAGATATGAAATGTTAGGAGTCTACCTACAAAGATCAACAGTAGTACTTTCAATAACAGGCATACCACTAGCTGTGGTGTATTTGTTTTCCAAGAACATACTGCTCGCGCTTGGTGAATCAAAACCAGTTGCATCACAAGCAGCAGTATTTGTGTATGGCCTAATACCCCAGATATTTGCTTACGCGGTGAATTTCCCAATACAGAAGTTCTTGCAATCTCAGAGTATTGTAGCCCCTAGTGCCTTTATTTCCCTAGGGACTCTATTTGTACACTTACTGCTCAGTTGGATTGTTGTATACAAAATTGGACTGGGATTGATAGGGGCATCACTGGTATTGAGTCTTTCTTGGTGGATTATTGTTGGGGCTCAGTTTATATACATATTGACAAGTGAAAGGTGTAAGGCTACTTGGACAGGTTTTCGATGGGAGGCATTCAGTGGATTATGGGAATTCGTGAAGTTATCGGCGGCTTCAGCTGTTATGTTGTGTTTGGAGACATGGtattttcaaattcttgtgtTGCTTTCAGGGTTGCTCAAGAATCCTGAGCTTGCATTGGATTCTATCTCAGTATG CATGGCAGTGAATGGGCTGATGTTCATGGTTGCAGTGGGGTTCAATGCTGCTGCTAG TGTGAGAGTGAGCAATGAACTAGGAGCAGCACATCCAAAGTCAGCAGCATTCTCAGTGTTTGTGGTGACATCAATTTCATTTGTTATAGCTGTGGTGGAAGCTATAATAGTGCTATGTTTGCGCAATGTTATTAGCTATGCATTCACCGAGGGTGAAACTGTGGCCAATGCAGTGTCTGATTTGTGTCCATTTTTAGCTTTCACCCTTATTCTCAATGGCATTCAACCAGTCTTGACTG GTGTTGCTGTTGGCTGTGGATGGCAGACATTTGTTGCATACGTGAATGTAGGGTGTTATTATGGTGTAGGAATTCCATTAGGATGTCTTCTTGGCTTCAAATATGACTTCGGTGCCAAg GGAATATGGACTGGAATGATTGGAGGAACTGTGATGCAAACATTCATTCTGCTTTGGTTCACATTCCGTACAGATTGGGATAAAGAG gtAGAGAAAGCTAGAAATCGTctggacaaatgggaaaatgtAAAAGAATCTCTAAACAAGGAATGA
- the LOC107859576 gene encoding heat shock 70 kDa protein 16, protein MSVVGFDVGNENCVIGVAKQRGIDVILNEESNRETPAVVSFGEKQRFIGTAGAASATMNPKSTISQVKRLIGRKYREPAVQKDLKLLPFATSEGPDGGILINLKYMDEKQSLTPVQIMAMLFAHLKQIAEKSLETDVSDCVIGIPSYFTDLQRRAYLYAAEIAGLKPLRLMHDGTATALGYGIYKTDFSAGGPTNVVFVDVGHCDTQVVVASFEPGHMKILSHAFDSDLGGRDFDEVLFRYFAANFKEQYNIDVNSNARASIRLRAACEKLKKVLSANPEAPLNIECLMDEKDVKGFIKREDFEKLSSDLLEKISIPCRKALLDSGLTADRIHTLELVGSGSRIPAMGRILNSVFRKEPGRTINASECVARGCALQCAMLSPIFRVREYEIQDSFPFSIGFASDEGPVCTLSNGILFPKGHSFPSMKVLTLQRSSSFHLEAFYTDKNELPPGVSDKISKSTIGPFQVPHFEKAKIKVKIQLNLHGIVTVESAWLIKDQTSHSTSENNVDTYAENMEGDDTKRSKAVKRQDIPVSESVDGGMTLMELSQAQEKECQLAEQDIKVERTKDKKNTLEAYVYETRNKLLNSYRSFATDSEREGISYNLQQTEEWLYEDGDDESEQVYAEKLEDLKKMVDPVEHRYKEEEARAQATRHLLNRIVEHRMAAGSLPASEKDAVINECHKAEQWLREKSHQQEALPRNADPVLWSGEIKRKTEAFEAMCKHVMRHKSSPQKSEDGSGSDSRSKRRDDMDVD, encoded by the exons ATGAGTGTAGTTGGGTTTGATGTTGGAAATGAGAATTGTGTTATAGGAGTTGCAAAGCAACGTGGAATTGATGTGATATTAAACGAAGAATCGAATCGAGAGACACCGGCTGTGGTGTCTTTTGGTGAGAAACAAAGGTTCATTGGCACGGCTGGAGCTGCGTCGGCTACTATGAACCCGAAATCAACTATCTCACAGGTTAAGAGGTTGATTGGTAGGAAATATAGGGAACCTGCTGTGCAGAAGGATTTGAAATTGCTTCCGTTTGCGACCTCTGAGGGACCGGATGGTGGCATTTTGATTAATTTGAAGTATATGGATGAGAAGCAGAGTCTCACTCCTGTTCAAATTATGGCGATGTTATTTGCACATTTGAAGCAAATTGCCGAGAAGAGTCTTGAGACGGATGTTTCGGATTGTGTTATTGGCATACCTTCGTACTTCACAGATTTACAGAGACGTGCTTATTTGTATGCAGCGGAAATTGCTGGGTTGAAGCCATTGAGATTGATGCATGACGGCACTGCAACTGCATTGGGTTATGGTATATACAAGACCGATTTTTCAGCTGGGGGTCCAACAAATGTCGTgtttgttgatgttggtcattgTGACACACAAGTTGTTGTAGCATCTTTTGAACCTGGCCATATGAAGATATTGTCTCATGCTTTTGATAGTGATTTGGGCGGGAGAGACTTTGATGaagttttattcagatattttgcTGCAAATTTCAAGGAACAGTACAATATTGATGTTAATTCAAATGCTCGGGCTTCTATAAGATTGAGGGCTGCGTGCGAGAAACTGAAGAAAGTTTTAAGTGCAAATCCAGAGGCTCCGCTTAATATCGAGTGCTTGATGGATGAGAAAGATGTAAAAGGTTTCATCAAAAGAGAGGACTTTGAGAAGCTTTCTTCAGATTTGTTGGAGAAGATAAGCATTCCTTGTCGTAAAGCTTTGCTAGATTCTGGTTTGACTGCTGACAGGATTCATACTCTTGAGCTTGTAGGGTCAGGCTCTCGAATTCCAGCTATGGGAAGAATTTTAAATTCTGTTTTCAGAAAAGAACCGGGGCGGACAATAAATGCTAGTGAGTGTGTTGCACGTGGATGTGCTCTTCAATGTGCAATGCTTAGCCCTATATTTCGTGTCAGAGAGTACGAG ATTCAGGATTCATTTCCTTTCTCCATTGGGTTTGCATCTGATGAGGGCCCAGTTTGCACCCTATCAAATGGCATATTGTTTCCGAAGGGCCACAGTTTTCCCAGCATGAAAGTGCTAACATTGCAAAGGAGCAGCAGTTTCCACTTGGAAGCATTCTACACTGACAAGAATGAGTTGCCACCTGGTGTATCCGATAAAATAAGCAAATCTACG ATTGGCCCATTCCAGGTTCCTCATTTTGAAAAAGCAAAGATCAAAGTCAAAATTCAATTAAACCTCCATGGAATTGTAACAGTAGAATCGGCCTGG CTGATCAAAGATCAAACAAGTCATTCTACATCGGAAAATAATGTTGATACTTATGCAGAAAATATGGAG GGAGATGATACAAAGAGAAGTAAGGCCGTTAAGAGACAGGATATTCCTGTCAGTGAAAGCGTTGATGGTGGAATGACCCTCATGGAGCTATCCCAAGCTCAGGAAAAGGAATGCCAGTTAGCTGAGCAAGACATAAAGGTGGAGCGAACTAAAGATAAGAAAAACACCCTGGAGGCATACGTTTATGAAACTCGTAATAAG cTTTTGAATTCCTATCGGAGCTTTGCTACGGATTCGGAGAGGGAGGGTATCTCATATAATCTACAACAGACTGAAGAATGGCTCTATGAAGATGGAGATGATGAGTCTGAACAGGTGTATGCGGAGAAGCTGGAGGATCTTAAAAAG ATGGTGGACCCTGTGGAGCATCGATATAAGGAAGAAGAGGCGCGGGCACAAGCAACTCGACATCTATTAAATCGCATTGTGGAACACCGGATGGCTGCAGGATCACTTCCAGCCAGTGAGAAAGACGCT GTCATTAATGAATGCCATAAAGCAGAGCAGTGGCTTCGAGAGAAATCCCATCAGCAGGAGGCATTGCCCAGAAATGCTGATCCAGTATTATGGTCTGGTGAAATCAAGAGAAAGACCGAGGCTTTTGAAGC GATGTGTAAGCATGTAATGAGGCACAAGTCCTCACCCCAAAAGAGTGAGGATGGCTCAGGTTCGGACTCAAGAAGTAAAAGGAGAGATGACATGGATGTAGACTAA